In one window of Agrobacterium larrymoorei DNA:
- the hutI gene encoding imidazolonepropionase, with protein sequence MADRNSKSEKKRATVWRNARIATLAPSKDGLGIIENGAIAADDGRIVFVGPEAELPHDLAAQSKTTDCERRWITPSLIDCHTHLVFGGNRAMEFEMRLNGASYEEIAKAGGGIVSSVRDTRACSEEELMAQALPRLDTLLAEGVSTVEIKSGYGLDIETECKMLRAARKLETLRPVRIVTSYLAAHATPADYRGRNADYIADVVLPGMNAAHAEGLVDAVDGFCEGIAFSVEEMGQVFDHAKALGLPVKLHAEQLSNLHGAELAASYGALSADHLEYLDETGAEAMAKAGTVAVLLPGAFYALRETKLPPVQALRDAGADIALATDCNPGTSPLTSLLLTMNMGATLFRLTVEECLIATTRNAARALGIISETGTLEVGKSADLAIWDIERPAELVYRIGFNPLHTRIFKGRTI encoded by the coding sequence ATGGCGGACAGGAACTCCAAGTCGGAAAAAAAGCGCGCAACAGTGTGGCGGAATGCCCGCATTGCAACGCTTGCCCCCTCTAAGGATGGTCTCGGCATCATCGAGAATGGCGCCATTGCGGCAGACGACGGGCGCATTGTTTTCGTTGGCCCGGAAGCCGAGCTTCCCCATGATTTGGCTGCTCAATCCAAAACGACCGATTGTGAACGTCGCTGGATCACCCCGTCGCTGATCGACTGCCACACACATCTCGTCTTTGGCGGCAATCGCGCCATGGAATTTGAAATGCGCCTGAATGGCGCAAGCTATGAAGAGATTGCCAAGGCCGGTGGCGGCATCGTTTCCTCCGTGCGCGATACGCGGGCTTGCAGCGAAGAGGAACTCATGGCTCAGGCGCTTCCTCGGCTCGATACGCTTCTTGCAGAGGGTGTTTCCACCGTCGAAATCAAGTCGGGATACGGTCTCGATATCGAGACCGAGTGCAAGATGCTGCGCGCCGCGCGTAAACTTGAAACGCTGCGTCCCGTTCGCATCGTCACGAGCTATCTCGCGGCGCACGCCACTCCCGCAGACTACAGGGGTCGAAATGCGGATTACATAGCAGACGTTGTATTGCCGGGCATGAACGCTGCCCACGCGGAAGGCCTTGTCGATGCCGTCGACGGTTTCTGCGAAGGCATCGCCTTCTCCGTCGAAGAGATGGGGCAGGTTTTCGATCATGCAAAGGCGCTGGGCCTGCCGGTCAAGCTCCATGCTGAACAGCTTTCGAACCTTCACGGTGCTGAACTTGCCGCTTCCTACGGCGCGCTTTCCGCCGATCATCTTGAATATCTGGATGAGACAGGCGCTGAAGCCATGGCAAAGGCGGGAACGGTTGCCGTTCTCCTGCCGGGAGCCTTTTACGCGCTGCGCGAAACCAAGCTTCCGCCGGTTCAGGCGCTGCGCGATGCGGGGGCCGATATCGCGCTGGCGACGGACTGCAACCCCGGCACCTCGCCGCTTACCTCCCTGTTGTTGACCATGAATATGGGCGCGACGCTGTTCCGGCTGACTGTCGAGGAATGCCTCATCGCGACAACACGAAATGCTGCCAGGGCGCTTGGCATCATAAGCGAAACCGGAACGCTGGAGGTAGGCAAGTCCGCAGATCTCGCCATCTGGGACATCGAGCGCCCGGCAGAGCTTGTCTACCGCATCGGCTTCAACCCGCTTCACACACGCATCTTCAAGGGACGGACGATCTGA
- the hutH gene encoding histidine ammonia-lyase, with amino-acid sequence MTMTITLHPGSVPLSDLATIYWTNATAKLDPSFDAGIEKAANRIAEIAAGNAPVYGINTGFGKLASIKIDAADVATLQRNLILSHCCGVGAPLPENVVRLIMALKLVSLGRGASGVRLELVRLIEGMLEKGVIPLIPEKGSVGASGDLAPLAHMAAVMMGEGEAFFEGQQLSAADSLAKAGLTPVVLAAKEGLALINGTQTSTALALAGLFRAHRAAQAALITGALSTDAAMGSSAPFHPDIHTLRGHKGQIDAGAALRQLLEGSEIRVSHIEGDERVQDPYCIRCQPQVDGACLDLLRQVARTLEIEANAVTDNPLVLSDNSVVSGGNFHAEPVAFAADQTALAVCEIGAIAQRRIALLVDPALSYGLPAFLSKKPGLNSGLMIAEVTSAALMSENKQMSHPASVDSTPTSANQEDHVSMACHGARRLLPMTENLFAILGIEALSAVQGVELRGPLKTSPELQKAIGVLRNEIPALEEDRYMAPDLRTASDLIASGALVDAISGGILPKLEA; translated from the coding sequence CTGACCATGACCATCACGCTTCACCCGGGCTCCGTGCCGCTTTCCGATCTCGCAACCATCTACTGGACCAATGCCACCGCGAAACTCGATCCGTCCTTCGATGCGGGTATCGAGAAGGCGGCGAACCGGATCGCGGAAATCGCCGCTGGTAATGCACCTGTCTACGGCATCAATACCGGTTTCGGCAAACTCGCCTCGATCAAGATCGATGCCGCCGATGTCGCGACCCTCCAGCGAAATCTCATCCTGTCGCATTGCTGCGGCGTCGGCGCTCCACTGCCGGAGAATGTAGTGCGCCTGATCATGGCGCTAAAGCTGGTTTCGCTCGGTCGCGGCGCCTCCGGCGTGCGGCTGGAACTGGTGCGGCTGATCGAAGGCATGTTGGAAAAGGGCGTCATTCCGCTCATTCCAGAAAAAGGCTCGGTCGGAGCTTCGGGCGATCTTGCGCCACTCGCGCATATGGCCGCAGTTATGATGGGCGAAGGTGAAGCGTTCTTCGAGGGGCAGCAACTTTCGGCAGCGGACTCACTGGCCAAGGCCGGGTTGACGCCGGTGGTGCTGGCCGCGAAAGAAGGCTTGGCGCTGATCAACGGCACCCAGACCTCCACCGCGCTGGCACTTGCAGGTCTGTTCCGCGCTCACCGTGCCGCACAGGCCGCACTGATTACCGGTGCGCTTTCGACCGATGCCGCAATGGGATCATCCGCACCTTTCCATCCTGATATTCACACGCTTCGCGGCCACAAGGGCCAGATCGATGCGGGTGCTGCCCTGCGTCAGCTGCTGGAAGGCTCCGAAATCCGTGTTAGCCACATCGAAGGCGATGAGCGCGTGCAGGACCCCTATTGCATTCGCTGCCAGCCGCAGGTGGATGGCGCGTGTCTCGATCTGCTGCGACAGGTCGCGCGGACACTGGAAATCGAAGCCAATGCGGTGACGGACAATCCGCTGGTTCTCTCCGATAATTCCGTCGTCTCCGGCGGCAACTTCCATGCGGAACCGGTTGCCTTCGCAGCAGACCAGACGGCGCTTGCAGTCTGTGAAATCGGGGCCATTGCCCAGCGCCGCATCGCGCTGCTGGTGGATCCGGCGCTGTCCTACGGCCTACCCGCCTTTCTTTCAAAGAAGCCGGGCCTGAATTCCGGCCTGATGATTGCCGAGGTCACGTCCGCTGCACTCATGAGTGAAAACAAGCAAATGTCACACCCGGCATCGGTGGATTCGACGCCGACCTCCGCCAATCAGGAAGACCATGTTTCCATGGCCTGCCACGGCGCACGCCGCCTGCTGCCCATGACCGAAAATCTTTTCGCGATCCTTGGTATCGAAGCGCTTTCCGCCGTTCAGGGCGTGGAGCTGCGCGGTCCGTTGAAAACCAGCCCGGAATTGCAAAAGGCAATCGGCGTCCTTCGAAATGAAATCCCAGCGCTGGAAGAGGACCGTTACATGGCACCCGATCTGAGGACCGCGTCCGATCTCATCGCCTCTGGCGCGCTGGTTGACGCGATTTCGGGTGGAATTCTGCCGAAGCTGGAGGCTTGA
- the hutG gene encoding N-formylglutamate deformylase, with translation MAALELDQGTSPVILGLPHTGTDVPKDIWERLNDNGRLLADTDWHIHELYAGLLADATTVRATFHRYVIDANRDPSGTSLYPGQNTTGLIPTTDFDGNPIWTEGQEPTEADIAHRLQHFHAPYHAALSAEIERVKSIHGVAILYDCHSIRSHIPFLFEGKLPDFNIGTDMGKTCDPAIENIAFDVTTKAEGYTSILNGRFKGGWTTRDYGQPQDGVHAIQMELAQSTHLATEAPPFAYDENKAERLRTHLKTILTRLEDIAPKLKK, from the coding sequence ATGGCGGCTTTGGAACTTGACCAAGGTACATCACCCGTCATTCTCGGGCTGCCCCACACGGGAACCGATGTTCCTAAGGACATCTGGGAGCGGCTGAACGATAATGGCAGGCTGCTGGCGGATACAGACTGGCATATTCATGAGCTTTATGCAGGGCTGCTTGCCGACGCCACGACGGTTCGTGCCACCTTCCATCGCTACGTCATCGATGCCAACCGCGATCCCTCCGGCACCAGCCTTTATCCCGGTCAAAACACGACGGGTCTTATTCCAACGACGGATTTCGATGGCAATCCCATCTGGACGGAAGGTCAGGAGCCGACCGAGGCCGATATCGCCCACCGGCTTCAGCATTTCCATGCACCCTATCACGCAGCGCTTTCGGCGGAGATCGAGCGCGTCAAATCCATCCACGGCGTTGCCATACTCTATGATTGCCACTCGATCCGCTCGCACATCCCCTTTCTCTTCGAGGGCAAGCTGCCGGATTTCAACATCGGCACGGATATGGGCAAGACCTGCGATCCGGCGATTGAAAATATCGCCTTCGATGTCACGACCAAGGCCGAGGGTTACACCTCCATCCTCAATGGCCGCTTCAAAGGCGGCTGGACCACGCGCGATTATGGCCAGCCGCAAGATGGCGTCCACGCTATCCAGATGGAATTGGCGCAATCCACCCATCTCGCAACGGAAGCGCCGCCTTTTGCCTATGATGAAAATAAGGCCGAGCGGCTGCGCACACACCTCAAAACCATTCTGACGCGCCTGGAAGACATCGCGCCGAAGCTCAAGAAATAA
- the hutU gene encoding urocanate hydratase, translating into MTNPRHNEREVRSLTGTELNAKSWMTEAPLRMLMNNLDPDVAERPHELVVYGGIGRAARTWEDFDRIVATLKDLNEDETLMVQSGKPVGVFRTHKDAPRVLIANSNLVPHWATWEHFNELDKKGLAMYGQMTAGSWIYIGTQGIVQGTYETFVEAGRQHYDGNLTGKWILTGGLGGMGGAQPLAAVMAGACCLAVECDETRVDFRLRTRYLDAKAHTLDEALALIDQWTKAGEAKSVGLIGNAAEIFPELVKRMKAGGVRPDIVTDQTSAHDPIHGYLPVGWTVAEWRAKQESDPKAVEAAARASMKVQVQAMVDFWNAGVPTLDYGNNIRQVAKEEGFENAFAFPGFVPAYIRPLFCRGIGPFRWAALSGDPEDIYKTDAKVKELLPDNKHLHNWLDMARERIAFQGLPARICWVGLGDRHRLALAFNEMVKNGELKAPVVIGRDHLDSGSVASPNRETEAMKDGSDAVSDWPLLNALLNTASGATWVSLHHGGGVGMGFSQHSGVVICADGTDDAARRLERVLWNDPATGVMRHADAGYDIALDCAKDKGLRLPGILGN; encoded by the coding sequence ATGACCAATCCGCGCCATAATGAACGCGAAGTCCGCAGCTTGACCGGCACCGAGCTCAACGCCAAGAGCTGGATGACCGAAGCGCCGCTGCGCATGCTGATGAACAATCTCGACCCTGACGTGGCCGAGCGCCCGCATGAGCTGGTGGTCTATGGCGGCATTGGCCGCGCCGCCCGCACATGGGAAGATTTCGACCGCATCGTCGCGACACTGAAGGACCTAAACGAAGACGAGACCCTGATGGTGCAGTCCGGCAAGCCGGTCGGCGTTTTCCGCACCCACAAGGATGCACCGCGCGTGCTGATCGCCAACTCCAACCTCGTTCCGCATTGGGCAACGTGGGAGCATTTCAACGAGCTGGATAAGAAGGGGCTGGCCATGTACGGCCAGATGACAGCCGGTTCGTGGATTTACATCGGCACACAGGGCATCGTGCAGGGCACCTATGAAACCTTCGTGGAAGCCGGTCGCCAGCATTATGATGGAAACCTTACGGGCAAGTGGATTCTGACCGGTGGCCTCGGCGGCATGGGCGGTGCGCAGCCTCTGGCAGCCGTCATGGCAGGTGCCTGCTGCCTTGCTGTGGAATGCGATGAAACCCGCGTCGATTTCCGCCTTCGCACCCGTTACCTCGATGCCAAGGCGCATACGCTGGATGAGGCGCTGGCCCTCATCGACCAATGGACCAAGGCGGGCGAAGCGAAGTCCGTCGGCCTGATCGGCAATGCCGCAGAAATCTTCCCCGAGCTCGTCAAGCGGATGAAAGCGGGTGGCGTGCGCCCCGACATCGTCACCGACCAGACTTCGGCGCATGACCCGATCCACGGTTATCTGCCTGTTGGCTGGACCGTTGCCGAGTGGCGCGCAAAGCAGGAGAGCGACCCGAAGGCCGTTGAAGCCGCCGCCCGCGCCTCGATGAAGGTGCAGGTTCAGGCCATGGTCGATTTCTGGAATGCGGGTGTCCCGACGCTCGACTACGGCAACAATATCCGCCAGGTTGCGAAGGAAGAGGGTTTCGAAAACGCTTTTGCATTCCCCGGCTTCGTTCCTGCCTATATCCGCCCGCTGTTTTGCCGCGGCATCGGCCCGTTCCGCTGGGCAGCACTCTCCGGCGATCCGGAGGATATCTACAAGACCGATGCCAAGGTGAAGGAACTGTTGCCCGACAACAAGCACCTGCACAACTGGCTGGATATGGCGCGCGAACGCATTGCCTTTCAGGGCCTGCCCGCCCGCATCTGCTGGGTTGGCCTTGGCGATCGTCATCGTCTTGCGCTGGCCTTCAACGAGATGGTCAAGAACGGTGAGCTGAAAGCGCCTGTCGTCATCGGTCGCGACCACCTCGATAGCGGCTCCGTCGCCTCGCCAAACCGCGAGACGGAAGCGATGAAGGACGGTTCGGATGCCGTATCCGACTGGCCGTTGCTTAACGCGCTGCTCAATACTGCGTCGGGCGCGACATGGGTTTCGCTGCACCACGGCGGCGGTGTCGGCATGGGCTTTTCCCAGCATTCCGGTGTTGTCATCTGCGCCGATGGCACAGATGATGCTGCACGCCGTCTGGAGCGCGTGCTCTGGAACGACCCGGCAACGGGCGTTATGCGCCATGCTGATGCCGGTTACGACATCGCGCTGGATTGCGCCAAGGACAAGGGCCTGCGTCTGCCCGGCATTCTGGGCAACTGA
- a CDS encoding HutD family protein, which yields MHVLRASDHKRMPWKNGGGETVEIAVFPPHATVDDFDWRISMATVASDGPFSIFPQIDRTLSILDGKGMSLAIDGAGPVLLTTSSKPLSFAADVPVDATLADGTIIDLNVMTRRGRFSHRVERMIGSFSISPPKQNETVVVLTTGPISISSEAQNVEPERLDAVFLDGPADVEAENIVSYVIRLYAA from the coding sequence ATGCACGTGCTACGCGCCAGCGATCACAAGCGTATGCCGTGGAAGAACGGCGGCGGGGAGACGGTGGAAATCGCCGTCTTTCCTCCCCATGCAACGGTCGATGATTTCGACTGGCGGATCAGCATGGCGACCGTTGCCAGCGACGGGCCGTTCTCGATATTTCCGCAGATAGATCGAACGCTATCGATTCTGGATGGAAAGGGCATGTCGCTTGCCATTGATGGCGCTGGCCCGGTCCTGCTGACGACGAGCAGCAAACCTCTCAGTTTCGCTGCTGATGTTCCTGTCGATGCCACCTTGGCCGATGGGACGATCATCGATCTCAATGTCATGACCCGTCGTGGCAGGTTCAGCCATCGGGTTGAGAGGATGATCGGCAGTTTTAGCATCTCGCCGCCCAAGCAGAATGAAACCGTTGTCGTCCTTACGACTGGCCCGATTTCAATTTCTTCGGAGGCGCAAAACGTTGAGCCGGAGCGTTTGGATGCGGTTTTTCTGGATGGCCCGGCAGACGTTGAAGCCGAAAACATCGTCAGCTATGTGATTCGGCTCTACGCTGCCTGA
- a CDS encoding LysR family transcriptional regulator, whose protein sequence is MNWDDVRIFLAVARTGQILAASKRLGLNHATLSRRLTSLEEALKTRLFVRRPNGCELTEEGGRFLVSAERMEAEMLDVQASLGRVDAAISGTVRIGAPDGFGVSFLAPRLGRLTALHPELKIELVPVPRSFSLSQREADIAITIERPEQGRLVFSKLTDYSLGLYASKSYVEEHGKPETVEALKTHRRIGYVEDLIFSPSLNFTGEVMRDWDASFAISSAIGQTEAVRSGAGIGILHDYIARGDADLVRLLPEVSIRRSYWTAFHENARQLARVKTVVEFLQETVARERRMFS, encoded by the coding sequence ATGAACTGGGACGATGTACGGATTTTTCTGGCGGTCGCGCGAACGGGGCAAATTCTTGCCGCTTCCAAAAGGCTTGGGCTGAACCATGCCACACTGTCCAGGCGGCTGACCTCTTTGGAAGAGGCGCTGAAGACGCGACTTTTCGTTCGACGACCAAATGGTTGTGAACTGACGGAAGAGGGTGGGCGGTTTCTCGTCTCGGCGGAGCGCATGGAAGCCGAAATGCTGGATGTTCAGGCAAGTCTGGGACGTGTTGACGCCGCTATCAGCGGCACGGTGCGGATCGGCGCGCCGGATGGTTTCGGCGTCTCTTTCCTTGCGCCAAGGCTCGGAAGGTTGACGGCGCTTCACCCGGAATTGAAGATCGAGCTCGTGCCGGTGCCGCGCTCCTTCTCGCTTTCGCAGCGGGAGGCCGATATCGCCATCACCATCGAAAGGCCGGAGCAGGGGCGGTTGGTGTTTTCCAAGCTCACCGATTATTCCCTCGGTCTCTATGCGTCGAAAAGCTATGTGGAGGAGCACGGCAAGCCTGAGACGGTCGAGGCTTTGAAAACGCATCGGCGGATCGGTTATGTGGAAGACCTGATTTTCTCGCCATCCCTGAACTTTACGGGGGAAGTGATGCGCGATTGGGATGCGAGTTTCGCCATTTCCAGTGCGATCGGGCAGACCGAAGCCGTGCGTTCCGGTGCTGGCATCGGCATTCTCCACGATTATATCGCCCGTGGCGACGCCGATCTCGTGCGGCTTCTGCCTGAGGTTTCGATCCGCCGATCCTATTGGACGGCGTTTCATGAGAATGCGCGACAACTGGCGCGCGTTAAGACGGTGGTCGAGTTCCTGCAAGAGACTGTCGCAAGGGAACGACGGATGTTCTCCTGA
- a CDS encoding CoA-acylating methylmalonate-semialdehyde dehydrogenase, with translation MREIGHFINGKRVAGTSGRTSDVFNPATGEVQAKVALASDAEILAAVESAKAAQPKWAATNPQRRARVFFKFVELLNQNMDELATLLSSEHGKTVEDSKGDVIRGLEVCEFVCGIPHLAKGEFTEGAGPAIDMYSIRQPVGIGAGITPFNFPAMIPMWMFAPAIACGNAFILKPSERDPSVPIRLAELLIEAGLPAGILNVINGDKSAVDGILTNPDIGAVSFVGSTPIARYVYGTAAMNGKRAQCFGGAKNHMIIMPDADLDQAVSALMGAGYGSAGERCMAVSVAVPVGEETANRLVEKLIPQIEALKIGPYTDDKADMGPLVTKEAQTRVKGLIDSGVEQGAKLLVDGRDFKLQGYEDGYFVGGCLFDHVTPDMDIYKQEIFGPVLSVVRAKNYEDALDLPMKHEYGNGVAIFTRDGDAARDFASRINIGMIGVNVPIPVPLAYHSFGGWKASSFGDLNQHGTDSIKFWTKTKTITARWPSGIKSGAEFVMPTMK, from the coding sequence ATGAGAGAGATCGGCCATTTCATCAACGGCAAGCGCGTTGCGGGCACCAGCGGTCGCACGTCCGACGTCTTCAATCCCGCAACGGGTGAAGTGCAGGCAAAGGTGGCACTTGCCAGCGACGCCGAAATTCTGGCCGCTGTCGAGAGCGCCAAGGCCGCCCAGCCGAAATGGGCTGCGACGAATCCGCAGCGCCGCGCCCGCGTTTTTTTCAAGTTCGTGGAACTGCTGAACCAGAACATGGACGAGCTTGCCACCCTGCTTTCCAGCGAACATGGCAAGACGGTCGAGGATTCCAAGGGCGACGTGATCCGTGGTCTGGAAGTCTGCGAATTCGTCTGTGGCATCCCGCATCTCGCCAAGGGTGAGTTCACCGAAGGTGCCGGTCCGGCCATCGACATGTATTCCATCCGCCAGCCTGTCGGCATCGGCGCGGGTATCACGCCGTTCAACTTTCCGGCAATGATCCCGATGTGGATGTTTGCTCCGGCAATCGCCTGCGGCAACGCCTTCATTCTCAAACCTTCCGAACGCGATCCGTCCGTTCCGATCCGTCTTGCTGAACTGCTCATCGAAGCTGGTCTTCCAGCTGGCATCCTCAACGTCATCAATGGCGACAAGAGCGCGGTGGATGGCATCCTGACCAACCCGGATATCGGCGCCGTTTCCTTCGTGGGCTCGACGCCCATCGCGCGCTATGTTTATGGCACGGCAGCGATGAACGGCAAGCGCGCCCAGTGCTTCGGTGGGGCGAAAAACCACATGATTATCATGCCGGATGCCGATCTGGACCAGGCCGTCAGCGCGCTGATGGGCGCAGGCTATGGCTCTGCCGGTGAGCGCTGCATGGCCGTTTCCGTCGCCGTTCCCGTCGGTGAAGAAACGGCCAACCGTCTGGTAGAAAAGCTGATCCCGCAGATCGAGGCTCTCAAGATCGGTCCCTACACCGATGACAAGGCCGATATGGGCCCGCTGGTGACCAAGGAAGCACAGACGCGCGTGAAAGGCTTGATCGATAGCGGCGTGGAACAGGGTGCGAAGCTTCTGGTCGACGGTCGCGATTTCAAGCTTCAGGGCTATGAAGACGGCTATTTCGTCGGCGGCTGCCTGTTCGACCACGTCACGCCGGATATGGATATCTATAAGCAGGAAATCTTCGGGCCGGTTCTCTCCGTCGTTCGCGCCAAGAATTACGAGGATGCACTCGATCTGCCGATGAAGCATGAATACGGCAACGGCGTCGCCATCTTCACCCGCGACGGCGATGCAGCCCGCGATTTCGCAAGCCGCATCAACATCGGCATGATCGGTGTCAACGTGCCAATCCCTGTTCCGCTCGCCTACCACTCCTTCGGCGGCTGGAAGGCATCGAGCTTCGGCGACCTCAACCAGCATGGCACGGATTCGATAAAGTTCTGGACGAAGACCAAGACGATTACGGCACGCTGGCCATCCGGCATCAAATCAGGCGCTGAATTCGTCATGCCGACGATGAAGTAA
- a CDS encoding Fe(3+) ABC transporter substrate-binding protein, which produces MFGTGIGVVCGGMSTAFAGGEVNVYSYRQPELIQPLLDAFTKETGIETNVLFLDKGLVERIQAEGVNSPADILLTVDIARLVEAKEGKVTQRVLGDPVIEKDIPANLRDPEGEWFGLTTRGRVVYASKERVPQQNITYEELADPKWKGKICIRDGQHSYNIALFASMIAHHGLDYTRTWLTGLKNNLARKPDGTDRSQAKSIYSGECDIALGNTYYVGLMLTNEQEPEEKVWANSVKVIFPNAQDRGTHVNISGVALTKYAPNKENALKLMEFLASGEAQEIYAKQVFEYPVLPGAQPSDVVKGFGPIKPDTLSLTEIAAHRKEASELVDEVGFNDGPSN; this is translated from the coding sequence ATGTTCGGGACGGGGATAGGGGTTGTCTGTGGCGGAATGTCCACAGCTTTTGCGGGTGGCGAGGTCAACGTCTACTCCTACCGCCAGCCCGAACTCATCCAGCCGCTGCTCGACGCCTTCACCAAGGAAACCGGCATCGAGACAAATGTGCTTTTCCTCGACAAGGGTCTTGTCGAGCGTATTCAAGCCGAAGGCGTCAATTCACCCGCCGACATTCTGCTGACCGTCGATATTGCGCGACTGGTGGAAGCCAAGGAAGGCAAGGTCACGCAGCGGGTTCTCGGCGATCCGGTGATCGAGAAGGACATTCCCGCCAATCTGCGTGATCCCGAAGGCGAGTGGTTCGGACTGACGACGCGCGGACGTGTGGTCTATGCTTCCAAGGAGCGCGTGCCGCAGCAGAATATTACCTATGAAGAACTGGCCGATCCCAAATGGAAGGGCAAGATCTGCATTCGCGATGGCCAACACTCCTACAACATCGCTCTCTTCGCTTCGATGATTGCCCATCACGGGCTCGATTATACGAGAACATGGCTCACTGGCCTGAAGAACAACCTCGCGCGCAAACCGGATGGCACCGACCGGAGCCAGGCAAAGTCCATCTATTCCGGCGAATGCGACATCGCGCTCGGCAACACCTATTATGTCGGCCTGATGCTGACCAATGAGCAGGAGCCGGAGGAGAAGGTCTGGGCCAATTCGGTAAAGGTCATTTTCCCGAATGCGCAAGACCGCGGCACCCATGTCAACATATCCGGCGTTGCCCTGACCAAATATGCGCCGAACAAGGAAAACGCCCTGAAGCTCATGGAATTCCTCGCTTCCGGTGAAGCGCAGGAAATCTACGCCAAGCAGGTCTTCGAATACCCCGTCCTGCCCGGCGCCCAACCCTCGGATGTCGTCAAAGGCTTCGGCCCTATCAAACCCGACACACTTTCCCTGACAGAAATCGCCGCCCACCGAAAGGAAGCCTCCGAACTGGTGGACGAGGTCGGCTTTAACGATGGGCCGTCGAACTGA